A window from Fragaria vesca subsp. vesca linkage group LG5, FraVesHawaii_1.0, whole genome shotgun sequence encodes these proteins:
- the LOC101307589 gene encoding HIPL1 protein-like, with the protein MGGVLAIGLLLCSLVLLFDPSVSHPLCIDSRAPSTLSTPLKFCSYNGTACCNSTVDSQIQKQFLSMNISSSACASLLKPVLCARCDPFAAELFTVASVPRPVPILCNSTLPSANSSQSLIQVTSDFCSNLWDTCENVSISNSPFAPSLQGQAGIPVNSTVSELTQFWQSKADFCNAFGGVSSDDSVCFDGEPVKLNDTGTPIPPHGLCLEKIGNGSYLNMVAHPDGSNRAFFSSQEGKVWLATIPEEGSGEVMGLDESSPFVDLTDAVHFDTAFGMMGMAFHPNFAENGRFFASFNCDKEKWPGCTGRCSCNSDVNCDPSKIGSDNGAQPCQYQTVIAEYSANGSASQPSSATNARPTEVRRIFTMGLPFTGHHGGQILFGPEDGYLYFMMGDGGGTGDPYNFSQNKNSLLGKIMRLDLDNVLSASENDKLALWGNYSIPKDNPVSEDPELRPEIWATGLRNPWRCSFDSENPSYFICADVGQDLYEEVDVITKGGNYGWNVYEGPYPFNLPNSTSKNTSTKLTDPIFPIMGYNHSVVNKNEGSASITGGYIYRSATDPCMYGRYVYGDLYAGAIWAGSEDPENSGNFSTSKIPFSCGRDSPIACTSVPGSSLPALGYVFSFGEDNRKDIFVLSSSGVYRIVRPSRCNYTCSKENVTSVATPGPSASPNDACWISNPPKSAVFLISSLVLLLLLSFV; encoded by the exons ATGGGTGGTGTTCTTGCAATCGGGCTCTTGCTTTGTTCCTTGGTGTTGCTTTTTGATCCTTCAGTTTCACACCCTTTATGCATTGATTCAA GAGCACCTTCTACTTTGAGCACACCACTCAAGTTCTGTTCTTACAATGGAACTGCTTGCTGCAACTCCACAGTAGATTCACAGATACAGAAGCAATTCCTGTCCATGAACATCTCTAGTTCTGCTTGTGCTTCTCTCTTGAAACCAGTACTTTGTGCT AGGTGTGATCCATTTGCAGCTGAGCTATTCACAGTTGCATCTGTACCAAGGCCAGTTCCTATACTATGCAACTCAACTCTTCCTTCAGCAAATTCATCCCAGTCTTTGATCCAAGTCACAAGTGACTTCTGCTCCAATTTATGGGACACATGTGAAAATGTCTCCATATCGAACTCCCCATTTGCTCCTTCACTGCAAGGCCAAGCTGGAATACCTGTGAATTCCACTGTTAGTGAGCTAACCCAATTCTGGCAATCGAAAGCTGATTTCTGCAATGCATTTGGTGGAGTTTCTAGTGATGACTCGGTGTGTTTTGATGGCGAGCCTGTCAAACTGAATGACACTGGAACTCCTATCCCCCCACATGGTCTGTGCCTTGAGAAAATTGGAAATGGATCTTACCTCAACATGGTTGCTCATCCTGATGGCTCAAACCGTGCATTTTTCTCTAGTCAAGAGGGTAAGGTTTGGTTGGCAACTATTCCTGAAGAGGGATCAGGAGAAGTAATGGGGCTTGATGAGTCCAGTCCTTTTGTGGATTTAACTGATGCAGTCCATTTTGATACTGCGTTTGGAATGATGGGTATGGCTTTTCATCCCAATTTTGCGGAAAATGGAAGGTTCTTTGCTTCATTCAACTGTGACAAGGAAAAGTGGCCAGGATGTACAGGAAGATGTTCATGTAATTCAGATGTCAACTGTGATCCTTCAAAGATTGGTTCTGATAATGGTGCTCAACCATGCCAGTACCAAACTGTTATAGCAGAATACAGTGCTAATGGCAGTGCATCACAACCTTCCTCG GCTACAAATGCTAGACCAACAGAAGTCAGAAGGATATTTACTATGGGGCTCCCTTTCACAGGTCATCATGGAGGACAGATACTCTTTGGACCCGAGGATGGGTATTTATACTTCATGATGGGAGATGGTGGAGGCACAGGTGATCCCTACAACTTCTCTCAAAACAAGAATTCATTGCTGGGAAAGATCATGAGGCTCGACCTTGATAATGTACTAA GTGCTTCAGAGAATGATAAACTTGCTCTATGGGGAAACTACTCTATCCCAAAAGACAATCCAGTAAGTGAAGATCCAGAACTGAGGCCGGAAATATGGGCTACAGGGCTAAGAAATCCTTGGCGCTGCAGTTTCGACTCAGAAAACCCTTCCTATTTTATATGTGCAGATGTTGGACAG GATCTGTATGAAGAGGTGGATGTTATCACCAAAGGTGGAAACTATGGCTGGAATGTTTATGAGGGCCCCTATCCCTTCAATCTTCCAAACTCAACTAGTAAAAACACATCCACAAAACTCACAGACCCGATTTTTCCAATAATGGGGTACAATCATTCTGTGGTAAACAAAAATGAAGGTTCAGCATCTATAACTGGGGGATATATCTATCGCTCCGCAACTGATCCATGCATGTATGGAAG GTATGTATATGGAGATCTGTATGCTGGTGCCATATGGGCAGGCAGTGAAGACCCAGAAAACAGTGGCAACTTTAGCACAAGTAAAATACCCTTCAGCTGCGGACGTGACTCTCCCATAGCTTGTACCTCAGTCCCTGGAAGCAGTCTTCCAGCTCTCGGCTACGTTTTCTCTTTCGGGGAGGACAACCGCAAAGATATCTTTGTCCTGTCTAGCTCTGGTGTTTATAGAATTGTTCGTCCTAGTCGCTGTAATTACACTTGCTCCAAGGAAAATGTTACATCTGTTGCAACACCAGGTCCTTCTGCTTCACCTAATGATGCTTGCTGGATAAGTAACCCACCTAAGAGCGCAGTGTTCCTAATCTCTTCTCTGGTACTTCTGCTTCTGCTCAGTTTTGTCTAG
- the LOC101309636 gene encoding uncharacterized protein LOC101309636 isoform 1 — MIPPMMNQMFTTMGSTLASFMFVWAIITQYCPYSVRRFFEKYSHRVTSYFYPYITISVYEFAGDRLKRSEAYAAVEAYLSSNTSKSAKRLKAEMVKDSSNLVLSMDEYERVTDEFQGANVWWVLTKAMSAGRSMSMSYYPEQEKRFYMLTFHKKYREIITGSYLDHVVKQGKEIRVKNRQRKLYTNSPGYKWPSYKQTMWSHIVFEHPATFETMALEPEMKKEIIEDLVTFSQSRDFYARIGKAWKRGYLLYGPPGTGKSTMIAAMANLLNYDVYDLELTAVKDNTELRKLLIETTSKSIIVIEDIDCSLDLTGQRKKKAEKGYCLEDEIKKAGTERIKDPKEEGGSGSSKVTLSGLLNFIDGLWSSCGGERLVVFTTNYIEKLDPALIRRGRMDKHIELSYCSFEGFKVLAKNYLKLESHEMFDMIEKLMGDIKMTPADVAENLMPKSPQDDPERCLSNFIQALEEVEEEEAKKKAEAMKEIVAKTKEQPQENKDVEVTQ, encoded by the coding sequence ATGATACCACCAATGATGAACCAGATGTTCACAACAATGGGTTCAACCCTGGCCAGCTTCATGTTTGTTTGGGCCATCATCACTCAATACTGCCCTTACTCGGTTCGTAGATTCTTCGAAAAATACTCCCACAGAGTCACTAGCTACTTCTACCCCTACATAACTATCTCCGTCTACGAGTTCGCCGGCGACCGCCTCAAACGCAGCGAGGCCTATGCTGCCGTGGAGGCCTATCTCAGCTCCAACACTTCAAAAAGCGCCAAGAGACTCAAAGCTGAGATGGTTAAGGATAGCAGCAACTTGGTTCTGAGCATGGACGAGTATGAAAGAGTGACAGATGAGTTTCAAGGTGCAAATGTGTGGTGGGTTCTAACCAAAGCTATGTCAGCCGGCCGGTCCATGTCAATGTCTTACTACCCGGAGCAGGAGAAAAGGTTTTACATGCTCACTTTTCACAAGAAGTATAGGGAGATCATCACAGGGTCTTACTTAGACCATGTGGTGAAGCAAGGCAAGGAGATTAGGGTTAAGAATAGGCAGAGGAAGCTTTACACAAATAGCCCTGGTTACAAATGGCCTAGCTACAAGCAGACTATGTGGAGTCACATTGTGTTTGAGCATCCTGCCACGTTTGAAACAATGGCGTTGGAGCCGGAAATGAAGAAGGAGATCATTGAAGACTTGGTGACGTTTAGTCAGAGTAGAGATTTCTATGCAAGAATTGGGAAAGCTTGGAAAAGGGGGTACTTGCTGTATGGGCCACCAGGCACTGGGAAGTCCACCATGATTGCAGCAATGGCTAACTTGCTGAACTATGATGTCTATGATCTTGAGCTCACTGCCGTGAAGGACAACACAGAGCTGAGGAAGCTTTTGATTGAGACAACAAGTAAGTCTATAATTGTGATCGAGGATATTGATTGCTCACTTGATCTAACAGGTCAGAGGAAGAAGAAAGCAGAGAAGGGTTATTGTTTGGAAGATGAGATTAAAAAGGCAGGTACAGAGAGGATTAAGGACCCAAAAGAGGAGGGTGGTAGTGGAAGTAGTAAGGTCACTCTTTCTGGTCTTTTGAATTTCATTGATGGGTTATGGTCTTCTTGTGGGGGTGAGAGGCTGGTGGTGTTTACTACTAATTATATTGAGAAATTGGACCCTGCACTGATTAGGAGGGGTAGAATGGACAAGCATATTGAGCTTTCTTATTGTAGTTTTGAAGGGTTCAAAGTTTTGGCAAAGAATTACTTGAAGCTTGAAAGTCATGAAATGTTTGACATGATTGAGAAGCTAATGGGAGATATCAAAATGACCCCTGCTGATGTAGCTGAGAATCTCATGCCTAAGTCTCCACAAGATGATCCAGAGAGGTGTCTTTCGAATTTCATCCAGGCTCTTGAAGAAGTTGAGGAAGAAGAAGCCAAGAAGAAAGCTGAGGCAATGAAAGAGATTGTTGCTAAAACAAAAGAGCAGCCGCAAGAAAACAAAGATGTTGAGGTAACACAATGA
- the LOC101311575 gene encoding transcription initiation factor IIB-2-like, which yields MSDTFCQLCKCFTEVVSDHATGDTSCSECGTLVVEETSEWVPDPTREPVSPVRLESGVSGSNGATEEEEEEALPAPRRKRRGRPKRPPYESIAEVANRLGLGATIKDRASDIYKKVIDQKPLKYKTPAAVVAACVYVACRQESNPRTVKEMCSANGAKTKEVVRVKDFIMKYLVTEGQEIVIVHAADFLTHFCSVLGMSNIEVMAAQETVRNSEELAIRRSPISLAAVVIYIIAQLSNDKKAVRDVALVTRVAEATIRNSYKDVYPHLSEVIPTWFAKEKDLKQLPRA from the exons ATGTCGGACACCTTCTGCCAACTGTGCAAGTGTTTCACGGAGGTTGTCTCCGACCACGCCACCGGCGACACCTCCTGCTCCGAATGTGGGACTCTTGTCGTCGAAGAAACCTCCGAGTGGGTCCCTGACCCGACCCGGGAGCCCGTTAGCCCGGTTCGACTCGAGAGTGGGGTTTCCGGGTCCAATGGAGCCACCGAGGAGGAGGAGGAGGAGGCCTTGCCGGCGCCGCGGCGGAAGCGGCGGGGGAGGCCAAAACGTCCGCCTTATGAGTCTATTGCTGAAGTGGCTAACAG GTTGGGACTTGGTGCAACTATAAAG GATCGAGCCAGTGACATATATAAGAAGGTGATTGATCAGAAACCTCTCAAATACAAAACTCCAGCTGCAGTTGTGGCTGCTTGCGTCTACGTTGCCTGTAGACAAGAAAGTAATCCCCGTACTGTGAAAG AAATGTGCTCAGCAAATGGAGCTAAAACGAAAGAAGTTGTTAGGGTAAAAGACTTCATCATGAAATACTTAGTGACTGAGGGTCAGGAAATAGTAATTGTTCATGCTGCAGATTTTCTG ACACATTTTTGTTCTGTTCTTGGAATGTCAAATATAGAAGTCATGGCTGCCCAAGAAACAGTCAGAAATTCTGAAGAACTTGCAATAAG GAGGAGCCCAATATCGTTGGCAGCTGTTGTTATTTACATCATAGCTCAACTATCAAATGACAAGAAGGCTGTTAGAG ATGTTGCGTTAGTCACTAGAGTGGCGGAAGCGACCATAAGGAATTCCTACAAAGATGTGTATCCTCATCTGTCCGAGGTCATACCAACCTGGTTTGCCAAGGAGAAAGATTTGAAGCAGCTGCCACGAGCTTGA
- the LOC101309636 gene encoding uncharacterized protein LOC101309636 isoform 2 — translation MIPPMMNQMFTTMGSTLASFMFVWAIITQYCPYSVRRFFEKYSHRVTSYFYPYITISVYEFAGDRLKRSEAYAAVEAYLSSNTSKSAKRLKAEMVKDSSNLVLSMDEYERVTDEFQGANVWWVLTKAMSAGRSMSMSYYPEQEKRFYMLTFHKKYREIITGSYLDHVVKQGKEIRVKNRQRKLYTNSPGYKWPSYKQTMWSHIVFEHPATFETMALEPEMKKEIIEDLVTFSQSRDFYARIGKAWKRGYLLYGPPGTGKSTMIAAMANLLNYDVYDLELTAVKDNTELRKLLIETTSKSIIVIEDIDCSLDLTGQRKKKAEKGTERIKDPKEEGGSGSSKVTLSGLLNFIDGLWSSCGGERLVVFTTNYIEKLDPALIRRGRMDKHIELSYCSFEGFKVLAKNYLKLESHEMFDMIEKLMGDIKMTPADVAENLMPKSPQDDPERCLSNFIQALEEVEEEEAKKKAEAMKEIVAKTKEQPQENKDVEVTQ, via the exons ATGATACCACCAATGATGAACCAGATGTTCACAACAATGGGTTCAACCCTGGCCAGCTTCATGTTTGTTTGGGCCATCATCACTCAATACTGCCCTTACTCGGTTCGTAGATTCTTCGAAAAATACTCCCACAGAGTCACTAGCTACTTCTACCCCTACATAACTATCTCCGTCTACGAGTTCGCCGGCGACCGCCTCAAACGCAGCGAGGCCTATGCTGCCGTGGAGGCCTATCTCAGCTCCAACACTTCAAAAAGCGCCAAGAGACTCAAAGCTGAGATGGTTAAGGATAGCAGCAACTTGGTTCTGAGCATGGACGAGTATGAAAGAGTGACAGATGAGTTTCAAGGTGCAAATGTGTGGTGGGTTCTAACCAAAGCTATGTCAGCCGGCCGGTCCATGTCAATGTCTTACTACCCGGAGCAGGAGAAAAGGTTTTACATGCTCACTTTTCACAAGAAGTATAGGGAGATCATCACAGGGTCTTACTTAGACCATGTGGTGAAGCAAGGCAAGGAGATTAGGGTTAAGAATAGGCAGAGGAAGCTTTACACAAATAGCCCTGGTTACAAATGGCCTAGCTACAAGCAGACTATGTGGAGTCACATTGTGTTTGAGCATCCTGCCACGTTTGAAACAATGGCGTTGGAGCCGGAAATGAAGAAGGAGATCATTGAAGACTTGGTGACGTTTAGTCAGAGTAGAGATTTCTATGCAAGAATTGGGAAAGCTTGGAAAAGGGGGTACTTGCTGTATGGGCCACCAGGCACTGGGAAGTCCACCATGATTGCAGCAATGGCTAACTTGCTGAACTATGATGTCTATGATCTTGAGCTCACTGCCGTGAAGGACAACACAGAGCTGAGGAAGCTTTTGATTGAGACAACAAGTAAGTCTATAATTGTGATCGAGGATATTGATTGCTCACTTGATCTAACAGGTCAGAGGAAGAAGAAAGCAGAGAAGG GTACAGAGAGGATTAAGGACCCAAAAGAGGAGGGTGGTAGTGGAAGTAGTAAGGTCACTCTTTCTGGTCTTTTGAATTTCATTGATGGGTTATGGTCTTCTTGTGGGGGTGAGAGGCTGGTGGTGTTTACTACTAATTATATTGAGAAATTGGACCCTGCACTGATTAGGAGGGGTAGAATGGACAAGCATATTGAGCTTTCTTATTGTAGTTTTGAAGGGTTCAAAGTTTTGGCAAAGAATTACTTGAAGCTTGAAAGTCATGAAATGTTTGACATGATTGAGAAGCTAATGGGAGATATCAAAATGACCCCTGCTGATGTAGCTGAGAATCTCATGCCTAAGTCTCCACAAGATGATCCAGAGAGGTGTCTTTCGAATTTCATCCAGGCTCTTGAAGAAGTTGAGGAAGAAGAAGCCAAGAAGAAAGCTGAGGCAATGAAAGAGATTGTTGCTAAAACAAAAGAGCAGCCGCAAGAAAACAAAGATGTTGAGGTAACACAATGA
- the LOC101305265 gene encoding uncharacterized protein LOC101305265, whose product MSLDSSPPIPSHRSSPEPQPPQNDDVAAATTSAPAPTPPLSRSNRPSRACTLRAAARLQQQQQQQQYQQHAEPRKPKAAKKEQQQQEENGESSSPQQCGSASKVVTSLVDPPTPSQLPRWTLRSMWELASVLNFLHAFRPLLNIQAEFSAEELETALITPNDNLSDIHIPLLKAIPPVTRMALTRDTWITVLCRKLRDWWHWVADGDLPIVASHGAEIEVYKTLDPGVRVVILKALCDIRVEQEDIRNYIDNSLKHGVQLSTFRKERIGGDSQGISYWYEDDPIIGYRLYREIRKTEVKKVRVKGSHVLPSTTYQWETVATNFDEFQDVGEKLFSSINRTEAAVGKKLKGDMLLEIEKVHKRKEKLLKKQHRQALLLDNYVSVDGLGPGRSLRDRKPVTYTFDDYDRSINEAIKITKTKQPSPDPLQKRDVMKHEASSNGKWSDASNSHEHVGFSPLSPKSPDYEGEEDDVEEDDTSELMDRSNRRRQRPQRYSAKDFVEAVSDNDADFDSDDEIVGEAIYDEEYLKKRKERRKFSSSSEGDEEYRWEEENPEEEEEEEEEDSASASEESDEPRKFKKLRGRPEELPGRTRREAKLRSVGELQSGLRRSKRATRNRIDYRQLEFSDSDTEPIKPEKSNASDQHSDATENGDYSMESQDSDVNDGHHEMEVGQADQAVENYPEAVEKEENQPPEKSNSPGENEVGGVQKRRFLDLNELAPGSGFDDGPNTIMKDDADDL is encoded by the exons ATGTCTCTCGACTCCTCTCCTCCGATCCCGTCCCACCGATCCTCGCCGGAACCCCAACCGCCTCAAAACGACGACGTCGCCGCCGCAACCACATCGGCTCCGGCACCCACTCCGCCGCTCTCCCGCAGCAACCGCCCCTCCCGCGCTTGCACCCTACGCGCCGCGGCCCGGCTTCAACAGCAGCAGCAGCAGCAGCAGTACCAGCAGCACGCGGAGCCGCGCAAGCCGAAAGCCGCGAAGAAGGAGCAGCAGCAGCAGGAGGAGAACGGCGAGTCGTCGTCGCCGCAGCAATGCGGCAGCGCCAGCAAGGTGGTGACGTCGCTGGTGGACCCGCCCACGCCGTCGCAATTGCCGCGCTGGACGCTCCGGTCCATGTGGGAGCTGGCCTCCGTCCTCAATTTCCTCCAC GCTTTTCGGCCGCTTTTGAATATACAAGCTGAGTTCTCTGCCGAAGAATTGGAGACTGCTTTGATCACACCCAATGACAACTTGAGTGACATTCACATTCCCTTGTTGAAG GCGATTCCCCCTGTGACTAGAATGGCACTTACACGTGATACTTGGATCACTGTCTTATGCAGAAAGTTGAGAGACTGGTGGCATTGG GTTGCAGATGGGGATCTACCTATTGTTGCTTCACATGG GGCGGAGATTGAAGTATATAAAACACTTGATCCCGGTGTACGCGTGGTCATTTTGAAAGCACTTTGTGACATTCGTGTTGAG CAAGAAGATATCCGGAACTATATTGACAATTCACTGAAACATGGTGTCCAGCTTTCCACATTTCGTAAAGAACGTATTGGTGGTGATTCACAAGGAATCTCTTACTG GTATGAAGATGATCCAATAATTGGTTATCGGTTATATCGGGAGATAAGGAAGACTGAGGTGAAGAAAGTAAGAGTAAAGGGTTCCCATGTGCTTCCCAGTACAACATACCAGTGGGAAACAGTTGCAACCAATTTTGACGAATTTCAAGATGTTGGG GAAAAACTTTTCTCCAGTATCAATAGAACAGAGGCTGCTGTAGGAAAAAAGTTGAAAGGTGACATGCTTTTAGAGATTGAGAAGGTTCACAAG AGGAAAGAGAAGTTGCTGAAGAAGCAACATAGACAAGCTCTCCTCCTTGATAATTATGTGTCTGTGGATGGACTTGGTCCTGGGCGCTCTCTTCGTGACAGAAAACCTGTGACGTACACTTTTG ATGATTATGACCGGTCAATCAATGAGGCCATCAAGATAACCAA AACGAAACAGCCATCCCCTGACCCTTTACAGAAACGAGATGTTATGAAACATGAAGCTTCTAGTAATGGTAAATGGAGTGATGCTTCAAATTCCCATGAGCATGTCGGATTCAGCCCCCTGTCTCCTAAATCACCTGATTACGAAGGCGAAGAAGATGATGTCGAGGAAGATGACACATCTGAACTTATGGATAGAAG CAATCGGCGAAGACAAAGGCCCCAACGGTATTCTGCAAAAGATTTTGTTGAAGCAGTTTCAGATAATGATGCAGACTTTGACAGTGATGATGAGATAGTTGGTGAAGCTATTTATGATGAAGAATACCTAAAGAAACGTAAGGAGAGAAGAAAGTTTTCTAGTAGTTCTGAAGGTGATGAGGAGTATCGTTGGGAGGAAGAAAATCCTGAAGAGGAGGAAGAGGAAGAAGAGGAAGATTCTGCAAGTGCCAGTGAGGAAAGTGATGAACCCCGGAAGTTTAAGAAACTGCGAGGTCGTCCTGAGGAATTGCCAGGACGTACTAGGAGGGAAGCTAAATTGCGGTCAGTTGGTGAGCTCCAGTCAGGTCTAAGACGCAGTAAGAGGGCCACCAGAAATCGCATTGATTATCGGCAGTTAGAGTTTTCAGATTCAGATACAGAGCCTATAAAACCCGAGAAGTCAAATGCATCAGATCAACACTCTGATGCAACTGAAAATGGTGACTATTCAATGGAAAGTCAAGATTCTGATGTTAATGATGGTCACCATGAAATGGAAGTTGGTCAGGCTGATCAGGCTGTTGAAAATTACCCTGAAGCAGTAGAGAAAGAAGAAAACCAGCCACCTGAAAAATCAAATAGCCCAGGGGAAAATGAAGTCGGAGGTGTACAGAAAAGACGTTTCCTTGACCTAAACGAACTTGCTCCTGGCTCAGGTTTTGATGATGGTCCAAATACGATTATGAAAGATGATGCGGATGATCTGTGA
- the LOC101309841 gene encoding probable beta-1,3-galactosyltransferase 19-like, producing MRRAKLDRFGAVLTRQRSVQILVGIGLLYLLLVTLEIPFVFKTGFSTISPDSLTRPDRLHSREAVEEKEAPTRPLERVSQNSNQPSQSRRPESNVVSGLVFDPKTFDSELYKSAKIAWEVGKKFWEELQAGKVRVVEERVAGNGSESCPHSITMTGSEFSEQGRVMVVPCGLTLGSYITMVGRPRAAHEESEPKIALVKEGQSVMVSQFKVELLGLKTVEGEDPPRLLHFNPRLKGDWSGTPVIELNTCYRMQWGSAQRCEGWKSKADEETVDGQVKCEKWIRDDDSRSEETKATWWLSRLVGRTKKVTVDWPYPFGEEKLFVLTLSAGLEGYHVNVDGRHITSFPYHNGFSLEDATGLSLSGDVDLHSVFAASLPTSHPSFAPQKHLEMSPRWRAPPLPDGEIELFIGILSAGNHFAERMAVRKSWMQHNLIKSSKVVARFFVALHSKKEVNVELKKEAEFFGDIVIVPYMDNYDLVVLKTVAICEYGVRTMSAKYIMKCDDDTFVRVDAVISEASRVPKGRSLYVGNINYYHKPLRYGKWAVTYEEWPEEDYPPYANGPGYILSSDIAKFIISEFESRKLRLFKMEDVSMGMWVEKFNSSKPVEYLHSLKFCQFGCIEGYFTAHYQSPRQMICLWDKLKKLGRPQCCSMR from the exons ATGAGGAGGGCCAAATTGGACCGATTCGGCGCCGTTTTGACGAGGCAAAGATCGGTTCAGATTCTGGTGGGTATTGGCCTTCTCTATCTGCTTTTGGTCACCCTTGAAATCCCCTTCGTTTTCAAAACCGGGTTCAGCACCATCTCGCCGGACAGCTTGACCCGACCCGACAGGCTCCACAGCCGAGAAGCCGTGGAGGAGAAAGAAGCCCCGACCCGGCCGCTCGAACGTGTCTCGCAAAACTCGAACCAGCCGTCTCAGAGCCGCCGACCCGAGTCCAATGTGGTCTCGGGTCTGGTGTTCGACCCGAAGACGTTCGATTCGGAGCTTTACAAGTCGGCGAAGATTGCTTGGGAAGTGGGGAAGAAGTTCTGGGAGGAGCTGCAGGCCGGGAAGGTCCGGGTCGTGGAGGAGCGGGTCGCCGGAAACGGATCGGAGTCGTGCCCGCATTCGATTACGATGACCGGGTCGGAGTTTTCGGAGCAGGGTCGGGTCATGGTGGTGCCGTGTGGGCTGACGTTGGGGTCGTATATAACGATGGTGGGCCGGCCGAGGGCGGCGCATGAGGAATCAGAGCCGAAGATTGCGCTGGTTAAGGAGGGACAGTCGGTGATGGTGTCTCAGTTTAAGGTTGAGTTGTTGGGGTTGAAGACTGTGGAGGGTGAGGACCCACCGAGGTTGTTGCATTTCAATCCGAGGTTGAAGGGGGATTGGAGTGGCACCCCAGTGATTGAGCTCAACACTTGTTATAGAATGCAGTGGGGATCGGCGCAGCGGTGCGAGGGCTGGAAGTCCAAGGCCGATGAAGAAACCG TTGATGGGCAGGTGAAGTGTGAGAAGTGGATTCGTGATGATGACAGTCGCTCAGAAGAGACCAAGGCAACGTGGTGGTTGAGCAGGCTAGTAGGCCGGACCAAAAAGGTGACTGTTGACTGGCCATACCCGTTTGGAGAGGAGAAACTGTTTGTTTTAACTCTCAGTGCTGGCTTGGAGGGTTATCATGTTAATGTTGATGGGAGGCATATCACCTCTTTTCCTTATCATAAT GGATTTTCTCTTGAAGATGCCACCGGGCTTTCTCTAAGTGGAGATGTTGATCTGCACTCAGTATTTGCTGCATCTCTTCCCACGTCACATCCTAGTTTTGCTCCACAGAAGCATCTTGAGATGTCACCCAGATGGCGTGCCCCACCTCTTCCTGATGGGGAAATCGAACTCTTCATTGGTATCCTTTCTGCAGGCAACCATTTTGCTGAGAGGATGGCGGTTAGGAAGTCTTGGATGCAACACAATCTTATCAAATCTTCAAAAGTGGTAGCTCGATTCTTTGTAGCTCTG CATTCCAAAAAGGAAGTGAATGTTGAGCTGAAGAAAGAAGCAGAGTTCTTTGGTGATATTGTCATAGTGCCTTACATGGATAACTATGATTTAGTCGTCTTGAAAACTGTTGCCATTTGTGAATATGGG GTTCGCACGATGTCTGCTAAGTACATTATGAAATGCGATGATGACACATTTGTAAGAGTGGATGCCGTTATCAGTGAAGCAAGTAGAGTTCCAAAGGGAAGAAGCTTGTATGTGGGGAACATAAATTACTACCATAAGCCTCTGCGCTATGGAAAATGGGCTGTGACATATGAG GAGTGGCCAGAAGAAGATTATCCACCTTATGCAAATGGACCAGGTTACATTTTGTCATCTGACATTGCAAAATTCATCATATCTGAGTTTGAGAGTCGTAAATTAAGG TTGTTCAAGATGGAAGACGTGAGTATGGGAATGTGGGTTGAGAAATTCAACAGCTCAAAACCAGTAGAGTACTTGCATAGCTTGAAGTTCTGCCAGTTTGGGTGCATAGAAGGTTATTTCACAGCCCATTATCAATCTCCAAGGCAGATGATCTGCCTGTGGGATAAATTGAAGAAGCTCGGAAGACCCCAATGCTGCAGCATGAGATAG